A stretch of DNA from Candidatus Binatia bacterium:
ACGATCTCGGCGAACTCGCCGGCGAAGAACATCAAAAACTTTCCGCCGGAATATTCCACGTGATAGCCGGCGACGAGCTCCGATTCGCCCTCGGGGATATCGAACGGTATGCGCTTGGTCTCGGCGACCGCCGCGGTAAAGAAGAGCAGGAACCCTACCGGCTGGAGAAAAATTCCCCAGGCCGGGAGCCACCCCCCCCAGAGGAGCCCGCCCTGCGCCCGCACCATCTCTTGCGGCTCGAGCGTGGCGTAGAACATCAGCACCCCCATGATCGAGAGGCCCATGGCGATCTCGTAGGAGATCATCTGCGCCGCGCCTCGCACGCCGCCGAGCAGCGAGAATTTGTTGTTCGAGGCCCACGCGCCGATGACGATGCCGTAAACGCCGAGCGAAGCCATGGCGAAGAGATAGAGGATGCCGATGTTCAAGTTCGCGACCTGCAGGTTGATCTCGCGGCCGCCGAGGATCAAGACGTCGCCGAACGGAATGACGGCGAACGTGACCAGCGCCGGAAAAAGCGCCAGACAGGGCGCCAGCGTGTGCAGCAGCTTGTCGCCGCGCGCCGGAATGAAATCTTCTTTGAAGAGGAATTTGATCGGATCGGCGATCAGCGTGTTGACCAGCCCCAGGCCGGCGAAGCCGAAGATCGAAGCGCGGTTGGCGCCGATGCGGTCCTGGATGAGGGCGCTGCCCTTGCGCTCGATCCAGCCTAGAATGCCGGCCAGATTGAGCACCATGAAGAGAACGAGAAAGGCCTTGGCCGCGATGATCCCGACATCGATGATCATGGCTGTCGTGTTTCGAGTTGGAATCCCAAATCGCCAATCTGATCGTAACTCAGGCCGCGATAAACGGGAATCGCCTGCGCGAGCGCCGCGAAGATTTCCGCGGGACCGGGATAGGGCGGCTTCTCTCCCATCGCCGCCAGCAGCCGGGAAAAAATCTCCCAGTCCTGGAGCGCCCCGGAAGGCGGGACGAGCGCCGGGTTGACCTTCTGCACCCTGCCGCGGCGGTTCGTGTAGCTGCCTTCTTTCTCCGCGAAGTTCGTCGCGGGAAGAACCACGTGCGCGAGCTTCGCCGTCGGCGTGAGGCGCGTTTCCTGTACGACGAGGAAAGAGAGCTTCTCCAGAGCGCTTCTGATCTTCTGGCCGTCGCCGGGAAGCGTCGCCAGGTCCTCGCTGACGATATACGCGCCGCGAAAGCCGCCGCCGATCAGCCGGCCGGCGAGCGCATCGAAGCCGCCGTCCGAGCCGACGCCCATGTCGCTGGCGCCGCGAAAATTCGGCGAGCGATCCGGGCTCATGAGAACCTTCTCGACTTCGGTGAGCGCCCTCTCCCGATAGAAAACCTCGATCGCGGCCTGCGAGAAAATTTTTCGCATCAAACGCCCGAAGAGAAACGCCTCTTCGTTCGTGTTCCGTCCGGAAAGCACGCCGGCGACCGGCGCCGCCGCGCCGAGACCCGCGATCACGGCCTGGAGCGCCGTCCTCCAATCGGTCGGCGCGAGGCCGCCCTCCTGCCGGATCAGCGGTGCGCTGATTCGTTCGCCTTCGGTCAAGGCATGAAAAGAATAGCGCCCCTCGTCGCACAGCCAATGACTGTTCACCGCTTCGTTGATCCTCGGCTTGAAGCGCGCGATACGATTTTGGTAGGTCTCGACCGAGATATTGCAGCCGGTGCTGCAGCCGGGGCAGACGGACGGCGTTTTCTTGAGATACCAGACCCTTACTTTGAAGCGGAAATCGCGGTCGGTGAGCGCGCCGACCGGGCAGACGTCCACGACGTTGACCGAGAGCGGGTTGTCCAAAATCTTTCCCGGGAACAGAGCGATCGTGGAATCGTCGCCGCGGTTCACTACCGTGAGCTCGTCGGTGTGCGTCACCTCCTGCAAAAAACGCACGCAACGGGTGCACTTGATGCAGCGCTCGCCGTCGAAGACGACAAAGGGTCCGAAGATCTCGCGCTTGCGGTCGTGCTCTTTTCTCTCGTCGAACCGGCTTGGCGAGAGGTCGTGCTCCATATAATAGTCTTGCAGCCAGCATTCGCCCGCCTGGTCGCAGATCGGACAATCGAGCGGATGATTGATGAGCAGGAACTCCATCACCGCGCGGCGCGCTTCGAGAACTTTCGCACTCTCCGTCTTGACCGCCATGCCCTCGGCGACCTGCGTATTGCAGGCGATCTGGAGCTTGGGCATCTTCTCGATCTCCACCAGGCACATGCGGCAGTTGCCCGCGATCGTGAGCTTGGGGTGATAGCAATAATGGGGAATGGCGATTCCCGCCTCGGCCGCCGCCTGGATGACGGTCTTGCCTTTCGTCGTCGCGATTTCCCGCCCGTCGATGGTGATTTTTACCGGGTCCATCGTCTCAGCTCGCTGAAACCGTGCATTTCTTTTGTGCGATGTGCGCGTCGAATTCCGGGCGGAATTTTTTGATGAACGCGGCGGCCGGCATCGCCGCGGCGTCGCCGAAGGGGCAGATCGTGTTCCCCATGATATTGCCGCTGACGCTCAGGATGAGCTCCAGATCGCCGGCTTTTCCCTCGCCGCGCTCGACGCGCCGGAAGATCTTTTCCATCCAGTGGCAGCCTTCGCGGCACGGGCTGCATTGGCCGCACGATTCGTGGGCAAAAAAACGGGAAATGTTCCATGCCGACCTGACCATGCAGGTGGATTCGTCCATGACGATCACGCCGCCGGAGCCGAGGAGCGTGCCGGCGGCCTGGAACGACTCGTAGTCCATCGTGACGCCGTCCAACTCATCCGCGCGCAGCACCGGCATCGACGCGCCGCCGGGAATGACGCCCTTCAACTTTTTTCCGTTCGGCACGCCGCCGCAGTCCTCTTCGAGGAATTTTTTGAACGGATAACCCATGTCCACTTCGTAGACTCCGGGTTTTCTGATATGGCCGCTGACGCTGAAGAGCTTGGTTCCCTTGCTTTTCTCCGTGCCGATCGCGGCGTACCTCGCGGCGCCCCGCTCGACGATCCAGGGAAGCGACGCCAGCGTCTCGACGTTGTTGACGACGGTCGGGCAGCCGAAGAGACCGTGCGTCGCCGGAAACGGCGGCTTGACCTTGGGCCAGCCCTTGCCGCCTTCGAGCGAAGAGAGCAGTCCCGTCTCCTCGCCGCAGATATAGGCGCCCGCGCCGCGATGGAGGATCAGGTCGATGTCGTAGCCGGCGCCAAAAATATTTTTGCCCAGATATCCCGCCGCGACGGCTTCCTCGATCGCGCGCCCGAGCACTTTGGCGCCGAAGCTGAGCTCGCCGCGAATATAGATGAACGCCGTGTGCGATCGGATCGCGTAGGCGGCGATGATCGTGCCTTCGATGATTGAATGCGGATCCTTCTCGATCAAGAGACGGTCTTTGAACGTGCCGGGCTCGCTCTCGTCGGCGTTGCAGACGACGTACTTCGGCTTGGGGCTGTCCTTGGGAACGAAGCCCCATTTCATCCCCGTGGGAAAGCCGGCCCCGCCGCGGCCGCGCAAACCCGAGGCTTTGATCTCATCGATCAGCCGCTCGGGCGACATCTCGCGCACGACTTTCTCGAGCGCCCGGTAGCCGCCCCGCGAGCGATATGCGCCGATCGTGTGCGAGTCGGGCGCGTCGACGTTGCGTAGAAGAATTTTCTCCATCGAGTTATTTCAGCCGGTCGAGAATCTCGCCCACGTTTTGCTCGCTCAGGTTCTCATAGTAGTCGTCGTTCACCTGCATCATCGGCGCGGTGCCGCACGAGGCGAGGCACTCGACTTCCGACAGCGTGAATCTCCCGTCCGCCGTCGTCTCTCCTAGTTCGATCCCGAGTTTAGCTTTGATCGCCGCCGTGATCCTTTCCGCCCCGGCGAGCGCGCAGGGGAGCGTCCGGCAGACCTGGGTGTGATGCCGGCCGATCGGCTTCATGTTGAGCATGGTATAGAAGGTGACGACGCCGTAGACCCGCGCCACCGGCACGTCCATGATCGCGGCGACGTATTCGATCGCCTCCGGACCGAGATAGCCGAACTCTTCCTGTGCGAGGTAGAGAACCGGCAGCATCGCCGCTTCCTTCTTCGGATAGCGGCCGACGATTGCGTCGAATTTTTTGTGCGTCTCGGGTGAAAATTCCAAAGCCATTTTTTCTAGACGTAGGGGCGGGTTTCAAACCCGCCCCTACCTTCGTTCTTTATCGATCGCATTCCCCGCCGATCATGTTGATCATCCCGAAGGTCGGCACGATGTCCGCCAGCATGTATCCTTTGATCATCTCATGAAAGGCGCCCATCGCAATGAAGCACGGCGGGCGCACGCGCACGCGATAGGGCTTCCCCCCCCCCTCGCTCACGATGTAAAAGCCCAACTCGCCGTTGCCGCCCTCGACGGGAAAATAGACTTCCCCCGGCGGGACCTGGATGCCCTCCATGATGATTTTGAAGTGGTGCATCAGTCCTTCGATGCTGTTGTAAACTTTTTCTTTTTCCGGCAGCACGACGCGCGGATCGTCGAGCGAGACCGGTCCCGCCGGCAGTTTTTTAAGCGCCTGCTCGACGATTCTCATGCTCTGCTCGATCTCCTCGACGCGGCAGATAAACCGGTCGTAGTTGTCGCCTTTGCTCCCCAGCGGCACCGTGAAGTCCAACTGATCGTAGATCAAGTACGGATTGGCTCTGCGCACGTCGTAGCTGACTCCCGTCGAGCGGAGAATGGGGCCGGTGAGACCGTAGGAAATCGCCGTCTCGCGGGAAATCACGCCCACGTTCGACATCCGTTCGATGAAGATCCGGTTGCGCGCGAGCAGGCGCTCGCAGTCGGCGAGCAGCCGGCGCACTTTGCGGAAAGCGTCCGCGACCTTTTCGGCGAAGCCGGGCGGGAGATCGTGCTTCAAACCGCCGATGCGGACGTAAGTGATCGTAAGCCGCGCGCCGGTCACCTCCTCGATGATTCTCATCAGGAACTCGCGCGCCTCGATCATGTAAAACCCCACCGTGATCGCACCCAGCTCGGAGGCGGCCATGCCGCAGCAAGTGAGATGATCCGTCACGCGCGAGATCTCGCTCATGATCGTGCGGATAAATTGACAGCGCGGCGGCGCCTCCACGCCGAGGAGCTTTTCCACGGCCAACGCATAGCCCGCGTTGTTGATGAGCGGCGAGACGTAGTTGAGACGGTCGGTGTAAGGAATGACTTGAGTCCAGGTCGCCTGCTCGGACATCTTGTCGAAGCCGCGATGGAGATATCCGACTTCCGTGTCGCACTCGAGCACTTTCTCGCCTTCCAGCTTGAGATTTAACTTGATGGTCCCATGGGTCGCCGGATGGGAAGGACCCATCTGCAAGTCCATGGGCTCCAGCGGCAGCTCTTTGGCTTCGGTTTTCATGAGTGTGACGACAAGCGGCGCCCTAGACAGGATTATTCACACGATCAGCCCTCAAGCGCGAGCCGCTCCGGGCGCGGGCAATAGTTTCTGTGGCTCGAAGGCCGCCCTCGCCGTCCACCTCAAGGGTGCTAACTCCATTTGCCGGGCCTGCCGTGTTGCTCCACGTCCCTGTGCCCTTCGCCCTTCGGGCTCGCGCTCTCGGGCTTCCCGCTTCCATGCGCCGGCACGGTTCCGCAGGGGGCGAGGATGAAAGCCGCAGGCACAGGGACGCGGAGGTACAATGGCTTGTCTGGTGCTTGATATACCGGAGCATGGTATTTCGATTGTTCGCTTAAGCGCAAATATCTCGACCGAGTCTACGAGGCACTGACCTATTGCCTGCGGCTGGAAGCCTCGCCCCTGAGGAACCGGGGGGAATGATACTTTGTTCATAGGATTACCGGTTGCGTACTGAACAATCCGGGTTAGCGCTTCTCCGCCTTCTGCTTCAGTTGCAAGAGCTTATTGTCCGACCGGACATCGACGAACGTCCCCGCCAGCGGCCGCTCGGGAACGAGAGGCTGGCGCTGGTTCACCGGATAATCTTTCCTGAGCGGATAACCGCGAAACTCCTCGTAGAGAAGAATCCGCCTGAGATCCGGATGGCCGCGAAAGCGAATGCCGAACATGTCCCACACCTCGCGCTCGAGCCAGTTCGCCCCTTTCCACAGCGGCGTCAGCGAATCGACTTCGGCCGCTTCTTCAGACAGCGGAACTTTGACGCGAAATCGGCGATGCGAGCGCAGCGAAAGCAGGTGATAGACGACTTCGAAGCGCGGCGATTTTTTTCCCAGGTAATCGACCGCGGTGATGTCGGCGAGAAAATCGAAGTCCAGCCTGGGATCGTCTTTGAGGAAGCGGACGATCTCGATCAGCTTCTCCGGGCCGACGACGACCGTTTCGTCGCCGCGAAACGCGTGCGCGTCAAGAATCGCCGGTCCGAACTTTTCGCCGAGGTATCGGATGCTCGGGCTCTCTTCGGCCATGAAACTCACTCCAGGTCCAGGGCGCCTTTCTTCCAGGCGTAGATAAAGCCGATCGCCGCGATGATTAAAAAGATTCCCATCTCCACCAGGCCAAAAATCCCCAGGCGGCGAAACATGACGGCCCAGGGATAAAGAAAAACCGCTTCCAGGTCGAAAATCAGAAAAAGCATGGCCACGAGATAAAACTTTACCGGAAAGCGAATCCGGGCGTCGCCTTTGGGAGGATTTCCCGACTCGAAAGGCTCGGCCTTCACCGCGCTCGGCTTCTTGGGACCGGCGATCTGCGCGAGCGAAAGGAGCCCCAATACGACCAGGCCTGCGAAGAAAAATAGGACGAGGACGGGAAAAAACGGATCGCTCATCAATGGACCACGTTGGCGACCACGCCGGGGGTCACGTTAAAGACAGGCCGTTAGAAAGCCCTGAGGCAACCGCAGACAACCAATTTTTTTGTATTGGAAAACGGCCGCGAAGTCAAGGAAATCGGGCGTATACGGCGGATAAAGGCGCGACCAAGTCCGACCGCTCTCAGCATTTTTGTTGGGCGTAAACTGACGTATCGCATCGGCCCGGAGAGAGACTCCCAGGTGGACGGATGTCAGCGCGAACTCATATGGCCGGCCCGCCTAGCCGGCCGTTTCGTCGATGGGAGCGAGCGTCGCCTTGATCTGAATCTGCTTTCCGTCGCGCAGCAGCGCGATGGTCACCGTATCCCCCACCTTATACTGGTCCATCGCCAGGTAAAGATCGTTCACGGTCTCGATCTTTTTTCCATCGAGGCCAACGATCACGTCGCCGAGAGTCACGCGGCCCTGCGCGTCGCGGATGGTCGGACGCATGCCGGCCTTGGCCGCCGGACTGTTTCGGGGGACGACCAAGACCAATACGCCCTTCAATCCCAACCGGGCGGCGATCTGATCGTCGGCCGCGGAAAAACCGAGGCCCGGGCGGACGAACTTGCCGTGCCGAATGAGTTCCGGCACGACGCGGTTCACGGTATCGACCGGAATGGCAAAGCCGATGCCGGCCGACGCTCCCGACGGACTGTAGATCGCCGTGTTGACGCCGATCAACCGGCCGGCGCTGTCGAGCAGCGGGCCGCCCGAGTTTCCGGGATTGATCGCCGTGTCGGTCTGAATCACGCCTTGAATCGGCCGGCGCGTGACCGATTCGATCTCCCGGCCGAGCGCGCTCACCACTCCGGTCGTCAGCGTCTGGTCGAGGCCGAACGGATTGCCGATGGCGAACGCGCTCTGCCCGACCTGAAGGTCCTTGGACGAGCCGATGGGAATCGGCCGCAGCCGGTTCTTCGGCGCGTCGATCCTCAATACGGCGAGATCTTTATCGGGCGCGACGCCGACGCGCCGCGCCTTCCAATTGGAATGATCCGCCAACGTGACCTGAGCCGCGTCGGCGTTCTGGATGACGTGAAAGTTGGTGACGATGTCGCCGTTCTCGTCCCAGATCAACCCGGAGCCCATGCCTTCGGGAATCTGCTGCTGGTTCAACGAGAAGAAGTCGCGCTGAACCGCCATGGTGGTGATGTGGACGACGGACGGGGAGGCCTGACGGAAAAGCGCGATCACCGCTTTCTCGCCGGCGGCTAGCTCGCCGCGCGGCGCGACCTGCCCCGGCGCCGCCGAAGGATCGGTGAGCGCCGCGCCGCGCGCCGCGAGCTGCCAGACCAAAAGCGCGCCCAACGCCAGGCCGGCGAGCGCGAATATAAACGTCCTCGACTTGGGTGACGCGGCGATGCGATTTGATATGGCCACAAAATTCTCCGGCGCTGATCTTGCCCTGGTCGGCCTTATCGCTCAACTCGAACCGGCGGTTTAGTGCGGGAAGGCGGCGCGGCCCTCGCGCTCGTAGCCCTTGTCGGACTCCGCCGGCTCCAGCGCCAGCATCAAGGCCTGGTCCACCGTTTCCAGGAATTCAAAGCGCATCCCTTCGCGCCCCGTAGGAGAGATTTCCTCCAGGTCCTTGCCGTTCAGTTTGGGCAGCAACACGAACAAAATTCCCGCGCGCTTGGCCGCGAGCACTTTTTCTTTGATGCCGCCCACCGGCAAAACGAGCCCGCGAAGACTGATCTCGCCGGTCATCGCGACGTCGTTTCTGACCCGGCGGCCGGTCAAGAGAGAAACCAGAGCGACGAAGAGCGTCACGCCCGCGCTCGGGCCGTCCTTGGGAATCGCCCCGGCGGGAATGTGGATGTGTATGTCCTGCTTTCTGAAGATTTCGGGATTCAAGCCGAGCATCTCAGCCCGCGACTTGACGAGGCTCAGCGCCGCCTGGGCGCTTTCCTTCATCACGTCGCCGAGCTGGCCGGTGAGTATCAGCTTGCCCTCGCCCGGCATCTTCGTCGCCTCGATGAAGAGAATGTCTCCGCCCACCGGAGTCCACGCCAGGCCGGTCGCGACGCCCGGCAAGCTCGTGCGCAGAGCGACCTCGTTGTAAAATTTCGCCGGACCGAGATAAGACGCCACCGAACCGGCGTCGATCGTGACGTTCTCCGCCGCGCCTTCGGCGAGACGAACCGCCACGCCCCGGCAGATCGAGGCGATCTCGCGCTCAAGTTGCCGCACGCCCGCTTCGCGCGTGTAGGCGCGAATCACCTCCCGCAAAGCCTCGTCGGTCAAGTTCAACTGATCCGGCCGCAACCCGGTGGCTTTGAGTTGCCGCGGCACGAGATAGCGGCGCGCGATCATCAGCTTGTCTTCTTCCGCGTAGCCCGGCAGCTCGATCACTTCCATCCGGTCGCGGAGCGGGCTCGGAATCGCGTCGAGAACGTTTGCCGTCGTGATGAAAAAGACCTGGCTCAGATCGAACGGCACGTCTAGATAATGATCCTGGAAGGTCGCGTTTTGCTCGGGATCGAGCACCTCGAGCAACGCCGCGCTCGGGTCGCCGTGGAAGCTGGCGCTCAACTTGTCGATTTCGTCCAGCATGAAAACCGGATTCTTGCTGCCCGCTCTGCGGATGCCCTGGACGATCCGGCCGGGCAGGGCGCCGATGTAAGTGCGCCGGTGGCCGCGGATCTCGGCTTCGTCGTGCACTCCGCCCAGGCTCTGGCGCACGAACTTGCGGTTGGTGGCGCGCGCGACGCTTTGTCCGAGAGAAGTTTTGCCGACGCCCGGCGGGCCGACGAAGCAAAAGATCGGGCTTTTCCCCGTGGGGTTGAGTTTTCGAATCGCGAGGAATTCGAGAATGCGTTTCTTCACTTTCTCCAGATCGTAATGATCCTCATCCAGCACCTCGCGCGCCTTGGGCAGATCGATCTGCTCTTTGGTCGCAACGCTCCACGGCAACTCGACGAGCCAGTCGACGTAGGTTCGGACCATCGAGTACTCCGCCGCGCCTTCCGGCATGCGCTCCATCCGGGAAACTTCCTTGAGCGCCTCCTTTTCCACCTCCGGCGGCATCTTGGCTTCTTTGATCTTTTTTCTAAGCTCGGCGATTTCCGCGCTCTTGGGATTGGATTCGTCCTCGCCCAATTCCTTTTGAATCGCCTTCAGTTGCTCGCGCAGGATGTAGTCGCGCTGCGCCTTGTCCATCGCGCCTTTCGCCTCGGTGCCGATCTTTTTCGTCAGCTCCAGGATCTCGATCTGGTGCGCCAGCTTGTCGGAGACTTTCCCAGCGCGCTCCTCGATTTCGGCGGTTTCCAATATTTCCTGTTTTTCCGCCACCGGGAGGTCGAGCGAGGAGGCGATGAAGTCGATCAGCGCCGGCGCGTCGTCGAGACTTTGCAGCGTCAACGATAAATTCGGAATCGGCTCCGGCAGCAGCGACCACGCCCGGTTCGCTTCCTGGCGCAGGTGGCGTATGCGCGCTTCGAACTCTTTGGTGGCCGGCACAGGCTCGGCGAAGAACAGAACCCGCGCGACCAGAAACGGCTCGGTCTGGATGAAATCGAGAATCTTGAAACGCTGCCGGCCCTGGACGAGAATCTGGCGCTGGCCGTCGGGCAGGCTGGCCATGCGCAAAATATCGGCGACCGTGCCGACGTCGTACAGATCCTTGGGCTGGGGGGCGTCCACTTTGGGATCGCGCTGAGCGACGATTCCGATCGGCATCTCTTGACGAACCGCCTCCTCGACGCCCTTGGCGCTCGCGGGCCGAGCCGCGGTCAACGGCGCGATCGTCGAAGGAAAGATCACGGTATTGCGCAGGGGGAGAATAATCAGAGCGTCCGTCGGCAGCGCGCCGGGCCGTTTTTGCTTTTGCTCCTTGGCTTCCGACGGAGCGGCCTCGCGCGCGGCGTTCTTGTCGGTGTTTTCTTTGGCCATCAGCTCTTCCTTAGTTGAACGAACAATAATCCTTCGCGCCGGCGCACCTCTCCTAGCGAGAGTGAAATGCCCGGCGGCAACTGCAAGCGCCGCTCAAACCGTCCACAGGGTATTTCGAGCACTTTAAGCTCTCCGTCCGAAAAACACTCGGGCAGCGGACGGTGTCCGGAAACGATCAAAGCGCCGCCTTCCAGGCGTAATTCGATTCGATCGGCGGCGACTCCCGGCAGGGCGAAAATCACCCATAGGTCCTCGTCGGTCTCTACGACGTTCACCGCCGGCGACCAGCGCGCTCTTTGATCGACGGACGCTTGCAGTCCGCCCAGCGCGGCCTGCAAAAAACTCCGTTGGATACGTTCCGCCTGTTCCAACAACTCGCTCGCCTGCCGCCACATCCACGGGTCCCATACCATATTTTACACCTCCGCAATCTTTAAGAAGCTAGGTCGCGATGTCCACCTTGTCAAGGCAGCCGCCGGATCTTGACAGCATGCCGGACCGTGATTAACTTTTTTGCAGATAAAAAAATAAGAAAAGGGAGGGATTAACTATGGATCTCGTAAGATGGGAACCTTTTGAAGGTTTGCCCAGCATTCAGTCCAGGATCAACGACCTCTTCGAGGACACCCTCGGCTCGCGGCTCACGCGTGCCGCCGCCAACGGCGCCGTCTGGTATCCTCCGGTGGACATCCTAGAAAGCAAGGAGGCGTATCTGATCCGCGCCGAGCTGCCGGGGATGAAGAAAGAGGATTTCAATGTGGAGGTCAAGGAGGGCACGTTGACCTTGAGCGGAGAAAGGAAAGTCGAAGAGCCCGTTAACGGCGTTGAGTACCACCGGGTGGAGCGGCTGGCGGGAAAATTCACCCGCTCCTTCTACTTGCCGCAGACCGTAAAACAGGACGCGATCAAGGCGACCTACCGGGACGGCATCCTGGAAGTCTATGTCCCGAAAGCCGAAGAGGCCAAGCCGAAGCAGATCACCGTCAGCGTGAACTGATTCGCCGACGCTTGGGTTCCAAGGGGGGAGAGAAGAAATTCTCTCCCCCCTTTTTTTTATAAAAAAAGGGCGTCGGGAATTTCCCGGCGCCCTCGTATCATCATTCTCAAAATCTTTTTCCCACCGGTCAAC
This window harbors:
- a CDS encoding Hsp20/alpha crystallin family protein — translated: MDLVRWEPFEGLPSIQSRINDLFEDTLGSRLTRAAANGAVWYPPVDILESKEAYLIRAELPGMKKEDFNVEVKEGTLTLSGERKVEEPVNGVEYHRVERLAGKFTRSFYLPQTVKQDAIKATYRDGILEVYVPKAEEAKPKQITVSVN